From the Helicobacter pylori genome, one window contains:
- the hslU gene encoding HslU--HslV peptidase ATPase subunit has protein sequence MSKLNMTPREIVAYLDEYIIEQKEAKKFIAIALRNRYRRLQLEKSLQEEITPKNILMIGSTGVGKTEIARRMAKIMKLPFVKVEASKYTEVGFVGRDVESMVRDLVNNSVLLVENEHKEKLKDKIEEAVVEKIAKKLLPPLPSGVSEEKKQEYANSLLKMQQRIAQGELDSREIEIEVRKKSIEIDSNVPPEILRVQENLIKVFHKEQDKVKKTLSVKEAKEALKAEISDTLLDGEAIKMEGLKRAESSGVIFIDEIDKIAVSSKEGSRQDPSKEGVQRDLLPIVEGSVVNTKYGSIKTEHILFIAAGAFHLSKPSDLIPELQGRFPLRVELENLTEEIMYMILTQTKTSIIKQYQALLKVEGVEIAFEDDAIKELAKLSYNANQKSEDIGARRLHTTIEKVLEDISFEAEDYSGQSVTITKELVQSKLGDLVADENLVKYIL, from the coding sequence ATGTCTAAATTGAATATGACCCCAAGAGAAATTGTCGCTTATTTAGATGAATACATCATTGAGCAAAAGGAGGCTAAAAAGTTTATCGCTATCGCTTTAAGGAATCGTTACAGGCGTTTGCAACTGGAAAAATCCTTACAAGAAGAAATCACGCCTAAAAACATTTTAATGATTGGCTCTACTGGTGTGGGTAAAACTGAAATCGCAAGAAGAATGGCAAAAATCATGAAACTCCCCTTTGTGAAAGTGGAAGCGAGCAAATACACAGAAGTGGGTTTTGTGGGGCGCGATGTGGAGTCTATGGTAAGGGATTTAGTCAATAACAGCGTGCTTTTAGTGGAAAATGAGCATAAAGAAAAATTAAAAGACAAGATTGAAGAGGCGGTTGTAGAAAAAATCGCTAAAAAACTCCTGCCCCCTTTGCCTAGTGGCGTGAGCGAAGAGAAAAAACAAGAATACGCTAACAGCCTTTTAAAGATGCAACAAAGAATCGCACAAGGCGAGTTGGATAGTAGAGAAATTGAAATTGAAGTGCGTAAAAAAAGCATAGAGATTGATTCTAATGTGCCGCCTGAAATTTTAAGGGTTCAAGAAAATTTGATTAAGGTTTTCCATAAAGAACAGGATAAAGTCAAAAAAACTTTAAGCGTTAAAGAGGCTAAAGAAGCCCTAAAAGCAGAAATCAGCGACACGCTTTTAGATGGCGAAGCCATTAAAATGGAGGGTTTGAAGCGCGCGGAAAGTTCAGGGGTGATTTTTATTGATGAAATTGATAAGATCGCTGTCAGCTCTAAAGAAGGAAGCCGTCAAGATCCCAGTAAAGAGGGGGTTCAAAGGGATTTGTTGCCGATTGTAGAGGGGAGTGTGGTGAATACGAAGTATGGTTCTATTAAAACAGAGCATATTCTATTCATTGCAGCAGGGGCGTTTCATCTTTCTAAGCCGAGCGATTTGATCCCTGAATTGCAGGGTCGTTTCCCTTTAAGGGTGGAGTTGGAGAATTTAACCGAAGAAATCATGTATATGATTCTAACCCAAACTAAAACCTCTATCATCAAGCAATACCAAGCCCTTTTAAAAGTGGAGGGCGTAGAAATTGCGTTTGAAGACGATGCGATCAAAGAATTAGCCAAACTTTCTTATAACGCCAATCAAAAAAGCGAAGATATAGGCGCTAGAAGGTTGCACACCACCATTGAAAAAGTGCTAGAAGACATTAGTTTTGAAGCGGAGGATTATTCGGGGCAAAGCGTTACTATCACTAAAGAATTGGTTCAATCCAAGCTAGGGGATTTAGTGGCTGATGAAAATTTGGTGAAGTATATTTTATAA
- the era gene encoding GTPase Era produces MKTKAGFVALIGKPNAGKSTLLNTLLNAHLALVSHKANATRKLMKCIVPFKDKEGYESQIIFLDTPGLHHQEKLLNQCMLSQALKAMGDAELRVFLASVHDDLKGYEEFLSLCQKPHILALSKIDTATRKQVLQKLQEYQKYSSQFLALVPLSAKKSQNLNALLECISKHLSPSAWLFEKDLMSDEKMRDIYKEIIRESLFDFLSDEIPYESDVMIDKFIEEERIDKVYARIIVEKESQKKIVIGKNGVNIKRIGTNARLKMQEVGEKKVFLNLQVIAQKSWSKEEKSLQKLGYIYQRNRD; encoded by the coding sequence ATGAAAACTAAGGCGGGCTTTGTAGCTCTTATAGGCAAACCAAACGCTGGAAAAAGCACTCTTTTAAACACTTTATTAAACGCTCATTTAGCCCTTGTCTCGCATAAGGCTAATGCGACCAGAAAATTGATGAAATGCATTGTGCCTTTTAAAGACAAAGAAGGGTATGAGAGCCAAATCATTTTTTTAGACACACCAGGGCTCCATCATCAAGAAAAATTACTCAACCAGTGCATGCTCTCACAGGCTTTAAAAGCGATGGGCGATGCTGAATTGCGCGTTTTTTTAGCTTCTGTGCATGATGATTTGAAAGGGTATGAAGAGTTTTTGAGTTTGTGCCAAAAACCCCATATCTTGGCTTTGAGTAAGATTGACACAGCCACGCGCAAGCAGGTTTTACAAAAATTACAAGAGTATCAAAAATATTCATCGCAATTTTTAGCTCTAGTGCCTTTGAGCGCGAAAAAATCTCAAAATTTAAACGCGCTTTTAGAATGCATCAGCAAGCATTTAAGCCCTAGCGCATGGCTTTTTGAAAAGGATTTAATGAGCGATGAAAAAATGCGCGATATTTATAAGGAAATCATTAGGGAGAGTTTGTTTGATTTTTTGAGCGATGAAATCCCTTATGAAAGCGATGTGATGATTGATAAATTTATAGAAGAAGAACGCATAGACAAGGTGTATGCGCGCATTATCGTAGAAAAAGAAAGCCAAAAAAAAATCGTGATAGGCAAAAACGGGGTGAATATCAAACGCATCGGGACTAACGCGCGATTAAAAATGCAAGAAGTGGGCGAAAAAAAGGTTTTTTTAAACTTGCAAGTGATCGCTCAAAAATCATGGAGTAAGGAAGAAAAGAGCTTGCAAAAATTGGGCTATATCTATCAAAGGAATAGGGATTGA
- the csd6 gene encoding cell shape-determining L,D-carboxypeptidase Csd6, translating into MKKILPALLMGFVGLNADERLLEIMHLYQKQGLEVVGQKLDSYLADKAFWAEELQNKDTDFGYYQNKQFLFVADKSKPSLEFYEIENNMLKKINSSKALVGSKKGDKTLEGDLATPIGVYRITQKLERLDQYYGVLAFVTNYPNLYDTLKKRTGHGIWVHGMPLNGDRNELNTKGCIAIENPILSSYDKVLKGEKAFLITYEDKFSPSTKEELSMVLSSLFQWKEAWARGDFERYMRFYNPDFTRYDGMKFNAFKEYKKRVFAKNEKKNIAFSSINVIPYPNSQNKRLFYVVFDQDYKAYQHNKLSYSSNSQKELYIEIENDQASIIMEK; encoded by the coding sequence TTGAAAAAAATATTACCGGCTCTGTTAATGGGGTTTGTGGGATTGAATGCTGATGAGCGTTTGTTAGAAATCATGCACCTTTATCAAAAACAAGGCTTGGAAGTGGTGGGTCAAAAGCTGGATTCTTATTTAGCGGATAAAGCTTTTTGGGCAGAAGAGCTTCAAAACAAGGACACGGATTTTGGCTATTATCAAAACAAGCAGTTTTTATTTGTGGCGGATAAGTCCAAGCCCAGTTTGGAGTTTTATGAGATAGAAAATAACATGCTTAAAAAAATCAACAGCTCTAAAGCCCTTGTAGGCTCTAAAAAGGGCGATAAAACTTTAGAGGGCGATTTGGCCACGCCTATTGGAGTGTATCGTATCACGCAGAAATTAGAGCGCTTGGATCAATATTATGGCGTTTTGGCTTTTGTAACGAATTACCCTAATTTGTATGACACCTTGAAAAAACGCACCGGGCATGGCATTTGGGTGCATGGAATGCCTTTAAATGGCGATAGGAATGAATTGAACACCAAGGGCTGCATTGCGATTGAAAACCCTATTCTAAGCTCTTATGATAAAGTGTTAAAAGGCGAAAAAGCGTTCCTTATCACCTATGAAGACAAGTTTTCCCCCAGCACTAAAGAGGAATTGAGCATGGTTTTAAGCTCCCTTTTCCAATGGAAAGAAGCTTGGGCTAGGGGCGATTTTGAACGCTACATGCGTTTTTATAACCCCGATTTCACTCGCTATGACGGCATGAAATTCAACGCTTTTAAAGAGTATAAAAAAAGGGTGTTTGCAAAAAATGAAAAAAAGAATATCGCTTTTTCTTCTATTAATGTGATCCCTTACCCCAACTCTCAAAACAAACGCTTGTTTTATGTGGTATTTGACCAAGATTATAAGGCCTATCAGCATAACAAACTCTCTTATAGCTCCAATTCTCAAAAAGAACTCTATATAGAGATTGAAAACGATCAAGCGTCTATTATAATGGAAAAATAA
- a CDS encoding tetratricopeptide repeat protein, whose translation MFEDFYRTTLSFLKSLLLLLGLLLPFSLCIADEYISISDDWDERARNQWDEIARNHKTYYFENGLDHFNQGQYKQAFKDFKLAQEYSIGLGSVYLAKMYLEGKGVKVDYKKAQFYAQNAIKGYGSGLLGGALILGRMQAEGLGMKKDLKQALKTYRHVVRMFSNKSTNFVNKFGSNLAEFTSMLIGSRFIDLSGLSANPIKFGKKFGILVKKSLQIKDKTLLWEDIAEISSNIILLKQQMGEILYRIGIAYKEGLGTRKKKDKAKKFLQKSAEFGYEKAMEAL comes from the coding sequence ATGTTTGAAGATTTTTATCGCACCACCCTCTCTTTTTTAAAGTCTTTATTGCTTTTATTGGGTTTATTGTTGCCATTTTCGCTTTGTATAGCTGATGAATATATTAGCATCAGTGATGATTGGGATGAAAGGGCGCGAAATCAGTGGGATGAAATTGCGCGAAATCATAAGACATATTATTTTGAAAATGGTTTAGACCATTTTAATCAAGGCCAATACAAGCAAGCCTTTAAAGATTTTAAATTGGCGCAAGAATACAGCATTGGGCTTGGCAGCGTTTATTTAGCCAAAATGTATTTGGAGGGAAAGGGCGTGAAAGTGGATTACAAAAAAGCGCAATTCTATGCACAAAACGCTATCAAAGGGTATGGGAGCGGGTTGTTAGGGGGTGCTTTAATTTTAGGACGCATGCAAGCAGAAGGCTTAGGGATGAAAAAGGATTTGAAACAAGCGCTTAAGACTTACAGACATGTGGTTCGCATGTTTTCTAATAAAAGCACAAATTTTGTTAACAAATTTGGATCAAACCTTGCGGAATTTACTAGTATGCTTATTGGATCGCGATTCATTGATCTTTCAGGTTTGAGCGCGAATCCTATAAAATTTGGAAAGAAATTTGGAATACTTGTTAAGAAATCCCTTCAAATCAAAGATAAGACACTTCTTTGGGAAGATATTGCTGAAATTTCAAGCAATATTATTTTACTCAAACAACAAATGGGGGAGATCCTTTATAGGATTGGGATCGCTTATAAAGAAGGGCTTGGCACTAGAAAGAAAAAGGACAAGGCTAAAAAATTCCTGCAAAAATCCGCAGAATTTGGCTATGAAAAAGCCATGGAAGCTCTGTAG
- the cag1 gene encoding cag pathogenicity island protein Cag1 encodes MADTINTTETTHETKKPNAFVNFFKNNLTDKRYDSLGLIGAGVLCCVLSGAMGIVGIIFVAIGIFLSFSNINLVKLVEKLSKKQPKAATTVNNETQKSQAASVTNEPTEAKETKD; translated from the coding sequence ATGGCTGACACAATCAATACAACTGAAACAACCCATGAAACAAAGAAACCAAACGCTTTTGTAAATTTTTTCAAAAACAATTTGACTGATAAGCGTTATGATTCATTAGGTCTCATTGGAGCGGGGGTTTTATGTTGTGTCTTGAGCGGTGCTATGGGGATTGTTGGGATAATCTTTGTCGCAATAGGAATCTTTTTGTCTTTTTCTAATATCAACTTAGTGAAATTAGTTGAAAAATTGTCCAAAAAACAACCTAAAGCGGCCACAACTGTCAATAACGAAACCCAAAAATCTCAAGCAGCAAGCGTTACCAACGAACCAACTGAAGCTAAAGAGACTAAAGATTGA
- a CDS encoding cag pathogenicity island protein — translation MTEERIRENFKNLGFLVVYYSLHDLHKQPINSFFRFRSGYLQYESSYELQCE, via the coding sequence TTGACTGAAGAAAGAATAAGGGAAAATTTCAAAAATTTAGGTTTTCTGGTGGTTTATTACTCACTGCATGACTTACACAAGCAACCTATAAATTCTTTTTTTAGATTTAGGAGTGGTTATTTGCAATATGAGTCTAGCTACGAGTTACAATGTGAGTAA
- a CDS encoding topoisomerase DNA-binding C4 zinc finger domain-containing protein codes for MSLATSYNVSNNFSKFNIKRVRGYLICLVCNTPKMIQRELNGISFYGCSDYVNKGDCKGVLREINGSMKMVCLHCENTPIMEKVESGRGGAYACKNCNRKFYFIDLAKQNERKKDLEKEKKELLNKIEKQKIKRLERFILASVKANIKENSFFLGCKNYPKCKWTASMDSQDPKCPKCNRLMKRKKNFKNNEFFTATSLTLNAIEFCLYINLKKKETNV; via the coding sequence ATGAGTCTAGCTACGAGTTACAATGTGAGTAATAATTTTTCTAAGTTTAATATTAAGAGAGTCAGAGGATATTTGATTTGTCTTGTTTGTAACACACCTAAAATGATACAAAGAGAATTGAATGGTATCTCATTTTATGGTTGCTCTGATTATGTAAATAAAGGCGACTGTAAGGGCGTTTTACGAGAAATAAATGGCTCAATGAAAATGGTCTGCTTGCATTGTGAAAACACGCCCATAATGGAAAAAGTAGAAAGTGGTAGGGGAGGAGCTTACGCTTGTAAGAATTGCAATAGGAAGTTTTACTTTATCGATCTTGCAAAACAAAACGAACGAAAAAAAGATTTAGAAAAAGAAAAAAAAGAATTGCTTAATAAGATTGAAAAGCAAAAAATCAAACGCCTTGAGCGTTTCATTTTGGCTAGTGTAAAAGCTAATATTAAAGAAAATTCTTTTTTCTTAGGATGTAAAAATTATCCTAAGTGCAAATGGACTGCTAGTATGGATTCACAAGATCCTAAATGTCCCAAATGCAACAGATTAATGAAAAGAAAAAAGAATTTCAAAAACAATGAGTTTTTTACAGCTACATCACTTACCTTAAATGCAATAGAATTTTGTCTCTATATTAATCTGAAAAAAAAGGAAACCAATGTTTAG
- the cag3 gene encoding type IV secretion system outer membrane cap subunit Cag3, with amino-acid sequence MFRKLATSVSLMGLLISNALYAKEISEADKVIKATKETKETKKEAKRLKKEAKQRQQIPDNKKPQYVSVDDTKTQALFDIYDTLNVNDKSFGDWFGNSALKNKTYLYAMDLLDYNNYLSIENPIIKTRAMGTYADLIIITGSLEQVNGYYNILKALNKRNAKFVLKINDKLPYAQATFLRVPKRSDPNAHTLDKGASIDESKLFEQQKKMYFNYANDVICRPNDEVCSPLRDEMVAMPTNDSVTQKPNIIAPYSLYRLKEANNANEAQPSPYATQTAPENSKEKLIEELIANSQLIANEEEREKKLLAEKEKQETELAKYKLKDLENQKKLKALEAELKKKNAKKPRVVEVPISPKTSDSDETMRVIKEKENYNGLLVDKETTIKRSYEGTLISENSYSKKTPINLEDLRNLEEEIKSYYIKSNGLCYANGISLYAKIKNDPYKEGMLCGYESVQKLLSPLRDKLKYDKQKLQKALLKDSK; translated from the coding sequence ATGTTTAGAAAACTAGCAACCTCTGTATCGCTCATGGGCTTACTAATCTCCAACGCTCTTTATGCTAAAGAAATAAGTGAAGCCGATAAGGTCATTAAGGCCACTAAAGAAACTAAAGAGACCAAGAAAGAGGCTAAACGCCTCAAAAAAGAAGCTAAACAGCGCCAACAGATCCCTGATAATAAGAAACCTCAATATGTCTCTGTTGATGACACAAAAACTCAAGCGCTTTTTGATATATATGACACTTTGAATGTGAATGACAAAAGCTTTGGGGATTGGTTTGGTAATAGCGCTTTGAAAAACAAAACTTATCTCTACGCTATGGATCTATTGGATTATAACAACTACTTATCCATAGAAAACCCTATTATCAAAACAAGAGCGATGGGAACTTATGCAGATCTGATTATCATCACAGGTTCGTTAGAACAAGTCAATGGGTATTACAATATTCTAAAGGCACTCAACAAACGCAACGCCAAGTTTGTGTTAAAAATCAATGACAAACTGCCTTATGCCCAAGCGACTTTTTTGAGAGTGCCAAAAAGAAGCGATCCCAACGCCCACACGCTTGATAAGGGAGCGTCAATTGATGAAAGCAAGCTTTTTGAACAACAAAAGAAAATGTATTTCAACTACGCCAACGATGTGATCTGCAGACCCAACGATGAAGTGTGTTCGCCCCTAAGAGATGAAATGGTAGCTATGCCCACCAACGATAGCGTTACTCAAAAACCCAATATCATTGCTCCTTATAGCTTATATAGACTAAAAGAAGCAAATAACGCCAATGAAGCCCAACCATCACCTTATGCCACTCAAACCGCTCCTGAAAACAGCAAAGAGAAGCTCATAGAAGAGCTAATCGCCAACTCCCAACTCATAGCCAATGAAGAAGAGAGGGAAAAGAAACTCTTAGCAGAAAAAGAAAAACAAGAGACTGAATTGGCTAAATACAAGCTCAAAGATTTAGAAAATCAAAAGAAACTAAAAGCTTTAGAAGCAGAGTTGAAAAAGAAAAACGCTAAGAAACCTAGAGTAGTGGAAGTGCCTATTTCTCCTAAAACAAGTGATTCTGATGAAACAATGAGAGTTATCAAAGAAAAAGAAAACTATAATGGGTTATTAGTGGATAAAGAGACCACGATCAAAAGAAGCTATGAGGGGACTTTGATCAGTGAAAATTCTTACAGCAAAAAAACACCCATCAACCTTGAGGACTTGAGAAACTTAGAAGAAGAAATTAAGAGCTACTATATCAAGTCTAATGGCTTGTGTTACGCTAATGGCATTAGCCTCTATGCAAAAATCAAAAATGATCCCTACAAAGAGGGAATGCTGTGTGGTTATGAGAGCGTTCAAAAACTGCTTTCACCACTAAGGGACAAGCTCAAATACGACAAGCAGAAGTTACAAAAAGCGTTACTGAAAGATTCAAAGTAA
- the cag4 gene encoding VirB1 family T4SS lytic transglycosylase Cag4: MFEKWIGLTLLLSSLGYPCQKVTISFKQYENLIHIHQKGCNNEVVCRTLISIALLESSLGLNNKREKSLKDTSYSMFHITLNTAKKFYPTYSKTLLKTKLLNDVGFAIQLAKQILKENFDYYQQKHPNKSVYQLVEMAIGAYNGGMKHNPNGAYVKKFRCIYSQVRYNE, from the coding sequence TTGTTTGAGAAATGGATTGGTCTGACCTTACTCCTTAGTTCCTTAGGCTATCCATGCCAAAAGGTAACCATTAGTTTCAAGCAATACGAAAATCTTATCCATATCCATCAAAAAGGTTGCAACAATGAAGTGGTGTGCAGAACGCTCATTTCTATCGCTTTACTAGAAAGCTCTCTAGGGTTGAACAACAAGCGAGAAAAATCCCTTAAAGACACCTCTTATTCCATGTTTCATATCACTTTAAACACCGCTAAAAAGTTCTACCCTACCTATTCTAAAACGCTCCTCAAAACCAAATTATTAAACGATGTGGGTTTTGCGATCCAATTAGCCAAACAAATTTTAAAAGAAAATTTTGATTATTACCAACAAAAACACCCCAACAAAAGCGTGTATCAATTAGTAGAAATGGCCATAGGCGCTTACAATGGGGGAATGAAACACAACCCTAATGGCGCTTACGTGAAGAAGTTTCGTTGCATTTATTCGCAAGTGCGATACAACGAATAA
- the cag5 gene encoding VirD4 family type IV secretion system ATPase Cag5 yields the protein MEDFLYNALYFIEDYKLVVIFSFIGLIALFFLYKFIKTQKKVFKDKANQPQKKKSFKEIIIDGLKERVKTFGFWLQAILLLSYSFITSGLFFLILLGNFYDDNQLPESDDDLFDIWVYAIQDFPAYYFKALTFSSLKIYGFNISLVVYSSILCSYIFITFFVWFLKYLTRTRDIGANKKVDDLFGSASWETEEKMIKAKLITPNNKKRAFDKREVIVGRRGLGDFIAYAGQAFIGLIAPTRSGKGVGFIMPNMINYPQNIVVFDPKADTMETCGKIREKRFNQKVFIYEPFSLKTHRFNPFAYVDFGNDVVLTEDILSQIDTRLKGHGMVASGGDFSTQIFGLAKLVFPERPNEKDPFFSNQARNLFVINCNIYRDLMWTKKGLEFVKRKKIIMPETPTMFFIGSMASGINLIDEDTNMEKVVSLMEFFGGEEDKSGDNLRALSPATRNMWNNFKTMGGARETYSSVQGVYTSAFAPYNNAMIRNFTSANDFDFRRLRIDEVSIGVIANPKESTIVGPILELFFNVMIYSNLILPIHDPQCKRSCLMLMDEFTLCGYLETFVKAVGIMAEYNMRPAFVFQSKAQLENDPPLGYGRNGAKTILDNLSLNMYYGINNDNYYEHFEKLSKVLGKYTRQDVSRSIDDNTGKTNTSISNKERFLMTPDELMTMGDELIILENTLKPIKCHKALYYDDPFFTDELIKVSPSLSKKYKLGKVPNQATFYDDLQAAKTRGELSYDKSLVPVGSSEL from the coding sequence ATGGAAGACTTTTTGTATAACGCCTTATACTTCATAGAGGATTATAAGTTGGTTGTTATTTTTAGTTTCATAGGGTTAATAGCGTTATTTTTCCTCTACAAATTCATAAAAACTCAAAAAAAGGTTTTTAAAGATAAAGCTAACCAGCCTCAAAAGAAAAAAAGCTTTAAAGAAATCATTATAGATGGACTGAAAGAAAGGGTTAAAACCTTTGGCTTTTGGTTGCAAGCTATACTATTACTATCCTATTCTTTTATCACATCAGGGTTATTTTTCTTGATTCTCTTAGGTAATTTTTATGATGATAATCAATTGCCTGAGAGCGATGATGATCTTTTTGATATATGGGTCTATGCGATACAAGATTTTCCTGCATACTATTTTAAGGCGCTCACTTTTAGCTCGCTCAAGATTTATGGGTTCAATATATCCTTAGTCGTATATAGTTCTATTTTATGCTCTTATATATTCATTACCTTTTTTGTGTGGTTCTTAAAATACTTAACTCGGACTAGAGACATAGGAGCGAATAAAAAAGTTGATGATCTCTTTGGTAGCGCGAGTTGGGAAACTGAAGAGAAAATGATCAAAGCCAAGCTTATCACACCCAACAATAAAAAACGCGCCTTTGACAAACGAGAGGTGATTGTAGGCAGGCGAGGTTTGGGGGATTTTATCGCTTACGCAGGACAGGCGTTTATTGGACTCATTGCCCCTACTAGGAGCGGTAAGGGGGTGGGTTTCATCATGCCCAATATGATCAATTATCCTCAAAATATCGTTGTGTTTGACCCTAAGGCTGACACTATGGAAACTTGCGGGAAAATCAGAGAGAAACGCTTCAACCAAAAAGTGTTCATCTATGAACCTTTCTCCTTAAAAACACACCGATTTAATCCTTTTGCGTATGTGGATTTTGGTAATGATGTGGTTTTGACCGAAGACATACTCTCTCAAATTGACACACGCTTAAAAGGGCATGGCATGGTGGCTAGTGGAGGGGATTTTTCCACTCAAATCTTTGGATTGGCTAAGTTGGTGTTCCCTGAAAGACCTAATGAAAAAGATCCTTTCTTTAGCAACCAAGCGAGAAACCTCTTTGTCATCAATTGCAATATTTACAGGGATCTCATGTGGACTAAAAAGGGGCTTGAGTTTGTCAAAAGAAAAAAAATCATCATGCCTGAAACCCCTACGATGTTTTTCATAGGTTCTATGGCAAGCGGGATCAACCTGATTGATGAAGACACAAACATGGAAAAAGTCGTGTCTTTAATGGAATTTTTTGGAGGTGAAGAAGATAAGAGTGGCGATAATCTAAGAGCGCTTAGTCCTGCCACTAGAAACATGTGGAATAACTTTAAGACAATGGGTGGCGCTAGAGAAACTTATAGCTCGGTTCAAGGGGTATATACTTCAGCCTTTGCTCCTTATAATAACGCAATGATCAGGAATTTCACGAGCGCTAATGATTTTGATTTCAGGCGTTTAAGGATCGATGAGGTCAGCATTGGCGTGATCGCTAACCCCAAAGAAAGCACTATTGTTGGACCGATATTAGAGCTGTTTTTCAACGTGATGATTTATAGCAACCTTATTCTACCAATCCATGATCCTCAATGCAAAAGAAGCTGCTTAATGCTCATGGACGAATTCACTTTGTGTGGCTATTTAGAGACCTTTGTTAAAGCGGTAGGGATCATGGCAGAATACAACATGCGCCCCGCTTTTGTGTTTCAAAGTAAGGCGCAATTAGAAAATGATCCCCCACTTGGTTATGGTAGGAATGGAGCTAAGACTATTTTAGACAACCTTTCTTTGAATATGTATTATGGGATCAACAACGATAACTACTATGAACATTTTGAAAAGCTTTCTAAAGTGTTAGGGAAATACACAAGACAAGATGTGAGCCGAAGCATTGATGATAATACGGGTAAGACCAACACTTCTATCAGCAACAAGGAGCGGTTTTTGATGACCCCTGATGAATTGATGACTATGGGCGATGAGCTTATTATTCTAGAAAACACGCTCAAACCCATCAAATGCCACAAGGCGCTTTACTATGATGATCCCTTCTTCACCGATGAGCTCATTAAGGTAAGTCCAAGCTTGAGCAAGAAATACAAATTGGGGAAAGTGCCTAATCAAGCAACATTTTATGATGACTTGCAAGCCGCTAAAACCAGAGGCGAATTGAGCTATGACAAGTCTTTAGTGCCTGTGGGTTCAAGCGAACTGTGA
- the virB11 gene encoding cag pathogenicity island type IV secretion system ATPase VirB11, with translation MTEDRLSAEDKKFLEVERALKEAALNPLRHATEELFGDFLKMENITEICYNGDKVVWVLKNNGEWQPFDVRNKKAFSLSRLMHFARCCASFKKKTIDNYENPILSSNLANGERVQIVLSPVTVNDETISISIRIPSKTTYPHSFFEEQGFYNLLDNKEQAISAIKDGIAIGKNVIVCGGTGSGKTTYIKSIMEFIPKEERIISIEDTEEIVFKHHKNYTQLFFGGNITSADCLKSCLRMRPDRIILGELRSSEAYDFYNVLCSGHKGTLTTLHAGSSEEAFIRLANMSSSNSAARNIKFESLIEGFKDLIDIIVHINHHKQCDEFYIKHR, from the coding sequence ATGACTGAAGACAGATTGAGTGCAGAAGATAAAAAATTTCTAGAAGTAGAAAGAGCCTTAAAAGAAGCGGCATTAAATCCTCTAAGGCATGCTACTGAAGAACTTTTTGGTGATTTTTTAAAAATGGAAAATATCACTGAGATTTGTTACAATGGGGACAAGGTTGTATGGGTTTTAAAAAATAATGGCGAATGGCAACCGTTTGATGTGAGAAACAAGAAGGCCTTTAGCTTATCTCGTTTAATGCATTTCGCTCGGTGTTGTGCAAGCTTCAAGAAAAAAACAATAGACAACTATGAAAATCCTATTTTGAGTAGCAATTTAGCGAATGGTGAAAGGGTGCAGATTGTCCTTTCACCTGTTACAGTTAATGATGAAACCATTTCCATATCCATAAGGATACCTAGCAAAACAACCTACCCTCATAGCTTTTTTGAAGAACAAGGTTTTTATAATCTACTAGACAACAAAGAACAAGCGATCAGCGCGATTAAAGATGGTATTGCTATTGGTAAAAATGTGATTGTTTGTGGTGGCACAGGAAGCGGTAAAACGACTTATATCAAAAGCATCATGGAGTTTATCCCCAAAGAAGAAAGGATCATATCCATTGAAGACACCGAAGAGATCGTATTCAAACACCACAAGAACTACACACAGCTTTTTTTTGGTGGGAATATCACCTCTGCTGATTGCTTAAAGTCATGTTTGAGAATGCGGCCTGATAGAATCATTTTAGGGGAACTCAGAAGCAGTGAGGCATACGATTTTTATAATGTGCTTTGTAGCGGCCATAAAGGCACGCTAACCACTCTACATGCAGGGAGCAGTGAAGAAGCGTTTATTCGTTTAGCTAACATGAGTTCATCTAATAGCGCAGCAAGGAATATCAAGTTTGAAAGTCTCATTGAAGGCTTTAAAGATTTGATTGATATAATTGTTCATATCAACCACCACAAACAGTGTGATGAGTTTTATATCAAACATAGGTAG